CAACCGGACAAGTAATATCTCATACGATACCAATACGGTTTTTGGCCAGGGACAGCAAGTTGTAGAAGCAGGATTGCTTTATGCCGACCCGAACCTCAAATACGATATGCAGTACAACTACGGATCCAAACCCGGTATTGAGTACTGGCTCGAAGTAACACAAGGAAGCATCGATTATTACGAGTACTACCGTACCTATATTTTGCAAATAAGTCAACGACTCAATCCCTATTCCGGGCCTGTTGAGGTTTATTCCAACATCAATAACGGCGTTGGAATTTTTGCCGGCTATCACCGCCAGATGATTCACATATTAACGTACTAATATTATTACCATGAAACGATTAGCAATTACAACAGTTTTCCTTTTGATTAGTCTTGTCTCCTTTTCGCAGTCGAAATTCAGGGCAGGAATATACGTCGAAGGAAGCCAATTTTTTCCTGAAGGAACATCTGTCAAAAAAAATGGTTTTTCAACCGGAGGAGGAGCCTATGCCTCCTATCCAATAGGAAAATTGTTCTCCGCTTCGCTCGGCGTTGGTTACAGATACAAAACCAACAAAACGGCTTTTGAAATACCAGATGAATCGAATCCCACAACTGGTTATGCTTATAAAACCGTTGAAGAAACATACCCACAGCATTACCTTGTCGTTCCGTTGAAAGTTAAATTTACTCCCGTACAAAAGTTCTTTATCGAAGGAGGAATAGAAACATCCTGGTTACTCAATTATGACTATGTGAATGAGAAACCGGAATTTAACGGGCTACTGGGTGCAGGCTACCACCTGACTCAAAAATTAGATGCTTCTCTCTGTTATATAAGGGGCTTTAAAGACCAGGGAATGGGCAATAAAAATGATTATGGCCAGATTTACAAAAACAGAATGCTGACTTTGACCTTCTCGTATTCAGTTTTCGGTAAGTAAAACAGTGAAACCAGATGAAGACCTTCTCTGAAGGCTAATTTCGAATGCCGAATAAGCGATTTCCGCCCATTTATCCGGAATAAAAAGAGAAGTTTTTCTATAACGATACAACACAAACCTGACAGGTTTCAAAAGCCTGTCAGGTTAACTTTTTAGTAGCCAAACATCAAAATTTGACATTTTGCTACTTTTCCGTAGCACTGCCGTTCAATTTATTTGCCCTGCTCAATTTTTATGTTCCTTGCTCAATTATTTATTTCCCTGCCAAACAATTTGTCATCTCTTGCAGGGGTTTTACCCCTCTTTGCAGCTATTTTTGCTGTCTTTGCAACCTCTAGGGAGGTCTTTGCTGCTATTTTTGTAGTCTTTGCAGGATTTTGGGGGAGTCTGTTCAGCCAACTGTGTCAAGGAATAATTGAATAACAAATTATAACTTGTAGCATTATGGAGGAACAGAAATTTGACTATGAAGCCTTTGAGAAGGAAGCTATCGAGCAACTGAAAAAGGGAAAGAAGCTTGAAGGGAAAGGCGGGGTGTTGGCTCCGTTATTGCAACGGCTGCTAAATGCAAGCCTTCATGGAGAACTTGACGCCCATCTACAGGAAGGTGAAACGCAAAATCGCCGTAACGGCAAGGGGACAAAGAAGGTAAAAACAAGTTTTGGCGAAATCGAAATCGATTCACCCCGGGATCGTGAAAGCAGCTTCTCACCGCAGATTGTCCGCAAACGGCAGCTGACCCTGGGAGATGGAATCGATCACAAAGTGATTTCTCTTTATGCCAAAGGGATGAGTTATGAGAGCATTTGTGAACACCTGGAAGATTTATATGGCATCACACTTTCTCCGGCCACATTAAGCGCAATAACCGACCGTATTATGCCCGAGGTTTACCAGTGGCAAAACCGTCCGTTGGAGGCTTTATATCCGATTGTATGGCTCGATGCAGTCCATTACAAAGTGCGTAGTGAAGGAAGGATTGTTCACAAAGCAGTTTATCATGTTCTCGGAGTCGGTCAGGATGGCATAAAAGAAATACTGGGGATGTATATCGGTGAGAAAGAGGGAGCTAAATTTTGGTTACAGGTGCTGAGCGACCTTCAGAACCGGGGAGTCAAAGACATCCTGATTGCCTGCATTGATAACCTGACTGGCTTTAAAGAAGCTATCGAAAGTATCTTTCCCAAAACCGATGTTCAACTATGTGTGATTCACCAAATCCGTAATTCCTTTAAATATTTACGTAAAAAAGATTACAAGGAGTTTGTAGCTGACCTGCGATTAATTTATACCGCTCTAAATTACCAGGAAGGGGAAAGGAATCTGGACAAGTTTGATGAAAAATGGGGGAAGCAATACCCTGCTGTCATTCGTTCATGGAGGAATAA
This Prolixibacter sp. NT017 DNA region includes the following protein-coding sequences:
- a CDS encoding IS256 family transposase, with product MEEQKFDYEAFEKEAIEQLKKGKKLEGKGGVLAPLLQRLLNASLHGELDAHLQEGETQNRRNGKGTKKVKTSFGEIEIDSPRDRESSFSPQIVRKRQLTLGDGIDHKVISLYAKGMSYESICEHLEDLYGITLSPATLSAITDRIMPEVYQWQNRPLEALYPIVWLDAVHYKVRSEGRIVHKAVYHVLGVGQDGIKEILGMYIGEKEGAKFWLQVLSDLQNRGVKDILIACIDNLTGFKEAIESIFPKTDVQLCVIHQIRNSFKYLRKKDYKEFVADLRLIYTALNYQEGERNLDKFDEKWGKQYPAVIRSWRNNWDGLSTFFHYPYELRRLMYTTNIIESYHSQLRKITKSKRIFPNDAALLKLLYLITIRITEKWSRPIKNWKNTLAQLSILYEERMNPE
- a CDS encoding outer membrane beta-barrel protein translates to MKRLAITTVFLLISLVSFSQSKFRAGIYVEGSQFFPEGTSVKKNGFSTGGGAYASYPIGKLFSASLGVGYRYKTNKTAFEIPDESNPTTGYAYKTVEETYPQHYLVVPLKVKFTPVQKFFIEGGIETSWLLNYDYVNEKPEFNGLLGAGYHLTQKLDASLCYIRGFKDQGMGNKNDYGQIYKNRMLTLTFSYSVFGK